The DNA sequence TCTAGTTACATAATTGTTCTGTGTCAACAGTTTGGCTATGCATGAAGAGTCAAAATCTAGGCGCAAGACTGATGATAATGTCCAGGATGGAGCTGTCCCTGCGTATCTTCTGGATCGTGATAACACGACCAGGGCAAAGGCATGTTCATGTCTTGAAAagattgttttgtgttttgcttTGTAAGTTTTGCAAGTAATCTTATGGATTTCTATTTTTAGGTTCTTAGCAACACCATTAAGcaaaaaaggaaagagaaggcTGGCAAATGGGATGTTCCTCTACCTAAGGTGAATTGCCATTGATACTTCTTTGATTTTCTGTGGATAGAAAGGGCGTTCTTGGGTGGTAATTAAACAAATGTATTATTTCTCATTTCTTCAGGTACGTCCCGTGGCTGAAGATGAGATGTTCAAAGTAGTCCGGactggaaaaagaaagagtaagTAACTGAGTATTTACATTACACTTTCCTTGGTTATTCAGTCAAGTATTTAGCTGGCCAAAGTTAATTGTTGACttcacttttcaatttcaaGTACTAGTTACATTACATTGCATGATTATCCATTCGGCATCTTAACGCAAGTCATGCTTATTTGCAATTATTTCTTGTTGGCTTTCCTTCCTTGGTTGATTATGGACACAGACAAACAATCCCTATATCTTTGCTTGAGTAGGTTGGGATGTTTGTGTTGTTGGTTGCTAAGTCTAATAAGTCAAAACACTAACTCTTAAATCATGCTAGTCTACTTGTATTATTGAATAATCTGGAATTCTTGTTGTTTGTGAATGTGCCTTACTCGTTGTTCACTGTAAGCACTTCAGCAGTATTAGACAAAACGTACACATATCATTCCTAGAAAAACACTTGATAGTTTGTGGCTCTCCATTTTTCAGCCAAGCAATGGAAGAGGATGGTTACAAAAGCTACGTTTGTTGGACCTGGTTTTACCAGAAAGCCTCCAAAGTACGAACGATTCATTCGTCCTACAGGACTGCGGTTCACTAAAGCTCATGTGACGCATCCAGAGCTTAAATGCACGTTCAATCTAGAAATAATTGGAGTCAAGAAGAACCCCAATGGCCCTATGTACACCTCTCTTGGCGTCATGACCAAGGGAACTATAATTGaggtatttatatttttcatactcACAATTATATAAGCATTTGAGATGTTCCtaacttccttcttttttttcctgatatataatataactgTAATATGAAGCATGACCAAAATTTGTTGCTTATTTCTTTGCACATTGCAATTTCAGGTGAATGTCAGTGAACTTGGTCTTGTCACTCCTGCTGGGAAAGTTGTGTGGGGTAAGATTATTTGTCAATCATTGACTGAAATTTTAACTGAAATCAATGTGCTGAAATCTTGTTTGCCCGGATGCAGGTAAATATGCTCAGGTCACAAATAACCCAGAAAATGATGGTTGTATAAATGCTGTGTTGCTTGTGTAAGGCCATAGCAGGGAACAGTGTTCCAACTAGATTTCAAAGGCAGTGGTCAACACCCTctccaataatttttttggtCGCCAACCCCAATCTTGAAAGTAAtctgagaaaattgtgaagtatttttgttttctgagTGGACTACTAGCAGGAGGTTTCTGTAATTCATTTGTTTGAATAGCCGCATGCAAAAAGATCTAATCTAGCGCATGATGTTTAAGGTTAACCTATCATTGTtcaagagatagaaaaagaagtcACAAATTTGTATAGTACATTTTGTATGTTATGGTTGAAATATTATGTCCTACCAACGAACCAGTTCAACCACTACCAccaatattaacataaaattaatttggacTTGATCTTATTTCagttcaaaagaaaataattagagattaaaaattataaaatctgttTAAATTAGAAGCGaataaaagtgttttttttgcatcacattgttttattttatttaattttcaagtcaatcttgtgacatttttttaattaaattcaagtTAAAAGTAAATTCTTCGcctttaaaacttattttaaatcgGTAACTGAATTTGTTAGACTaactacaaataatatataaaacttatttccAAAGTTGCATTTTATAGAGtaccattttttttgttatgcatAATTTTTGAAGTGGTACTGAAATTTAAGATGAgctatattcatatatattgcCTCCCATCACCATATATGtcctaattatatatatttgagaCACAAAAGACAAGTTAAACCAGCAAAATAATGTGTCCAAATCCATAATaccatttaattaagttttttatctTAGCCAAATATTTGAACACAGACAATGCTTGATCACTGAGTGACAAGTTGAGGAGATTGATGAGCAAGGTTCATTGGCATTTGGGATTCAACCACCTGCAGAAAGCCAGTGGCCAATCTTCTTGTTAACTCTTCAACAGGCACCTTCACCACATCACCCCTCATTCCAATGTCCGTAGCATACCTACTGGCACAGTACACTCCAACAGCAGTCACTGCCATTCCATATACGTTGGTAGTAACCATTCGTAGAGGCGAGGATAGAACAGCAGCAAGAGGACCCCCTATGATGGAAATGGCTTGGCCACTTTGTCCAATTCTTCCTTGCTCAGCAACAAGGAGTTCAGTTTTGCAATAGATAGCAAAGTCTTCACagttgtttttgaaaacattataGCATCCAAAGCCATTTTCAAGCAGATGTTTTGCCCGGTGGACGACGACATCATCTTCGTCGGAGACTGCAAGAGTACACGTTCCGCCGCGAGCTTTTGCGAGGAAGAGGGCAGGGGAGACGGCGTACTCAAACCGATACAGGACGCCGCCGGCCAGGAAGCAGTTCAGGCAGGAGGAGACAACACCGTGTTCCTCTTGGGGTGCTGTACATGTTGGACAACTTTCTCTAGGCCTGGCTGGTCCTGAACTAACGAGGAGAAGATCTAGTGCAGTACCAGTACCTACTTCTTGCCCACGCCTGGTGAAGTGAATGACTTTGTCATCACCCACATAAATGCCTGCCATTAATTCAGACACACAACAAGAGAATCCGTCATCATCACACACACtttgatttttaaatgaaaGATAACTCAATCTTAGTATTTCTTTGTTGTGTATGTGAATTAGTTTGATGATTAGTGCGACTCTCACAATAGCACAATGGAAAGGAGGAGGGAAAGTGTAAGAGTTATAGGTGGATTGTCCAACCATACACCATACATAAATCATCAAACAGATATTTAGAACACCGGTGTAAGACAGAACtatcatataaattataataacacCATTGCAAGTAGGATTGCATTGGCTACATGGCTCCCAATTCTTTCACTAAACTTAAGGTTTATGCACTGATTGTTAATGATAGAATGGTATTTAATGTAAGAGCATTGTCCAACACCCATATACCTTCAAAATTGTATCTCCATCATTAACATCAGTTCTATCTAATGCTACAATCTTCTTCACCTTACTCTTTCATCATATAGTTTTCAATGTCCGTGACCGTGACAGTAAAATGAATAGTTTTGTCGAATATTTAATCCCATGGACAAGTACAgacaaaaataatcatatagTGAAGATGGAGTTCTCTCTAATACAGCACCAATTGAGTTATCTTTCTGTTCCGCTACTGTTCTATTTCCTACATTCTAGGTGAAAAAAAAGGGAAGTACCAATATAGGGCAAAGACAATTTCCATTATTTTTCAAAGTTTAAAATCCACACAGCTGAAGGTGAAAACCCCCTTTCATGTCAATGGTCTCATCAAAAACTTCACTATATGCCTAAATcagcaaaaataataattataacatattttactCCACGAATCTCCTTACGTATAAGCCTAAAGCAATCTAAATCATGAAAAACTTCGAAAATCTTCTTAATTTTCCATtgaacaaaacaacaaaacagaAAAGTGAAGAGGGAGAACCGTGATGAGCATAAATGTACGCAGTCCTCCAAGAGTAGATATGATCCCCTGGTTTCAGGCTCTCTCTAGTTACTCTGCATCCAcagtttcaaatttcaattcaacaaattttccgattttgttttcttttcaggCAACAACAGAGGCggaataaaaaagaaaccttaaaagcacccaattgaagcaACGTAGTAGAAATCGAAATTAAGCGTACCTGTTCGACAGAAGCCCCATGACCGTTACCGTTGTTCCCTTTCCGAGCAGAAGGGGGGAGGCTTCGATTCTTATCCTTAATACTGAGAAACTGAAGAAACAGATGAGGGTGCAATGACGATTGTGCCCTTCGGCGATAGCTTCGCCGTTAAGGAATATGATGGTGGAAATGGCGTTGAAGACGCTGAGTTAAAACATGAAACGAATCGTGGCAACGCGCTGTTGCAATATGATGCTTTCATTTTTTGGAACTTGTACACGTGTGTAGTGGTGGAAAACATTGAGATCAGCAACACGTGCCAACTTGCGCTTTGCGTAAGGTCCAGTAAGGTGGGCTTTAAGTATGGGTTTGTCAGCCCAATATCACGCAAATCAACGATGACAACATGAAGAACTGAAAGTGATAagataaattttgtgaaaaagatttaagtaatttaatatatatatatatatatgtatttttttttttcaaatctaaacaaattttatttgtcttttaatattttgtaacccataataattaaattgtttactAAAAGTGCCATGTCTGAGTAGTTAATTGATGTGTGTAACACTTGACAATGACATTGAATATATTGATAATTTATCAATGTAGtgcaatttcaaaataaaaaatgttttttgaaaaatttataaaggTAAATAAGTCAGGTCTGTACGATGTGATTTCAttgtgaaagaaaaaatgttaatgGACACAGTTGACTTGACtttagttataattaattattattaaaatctatGTTGACAAAATAATTAAAGCATAAAATCCTCTGAAAtgattaaatttgataaattgattattaatgttatttatttttgttattcataattaaattttaaaaatcaaataattattctattaaatttaactatacatattttaaatctgttcaatttaaaataatcatataattaaatttaaacagaATAATTATACGACTTTCAAAATTTgtgattaatataaataaataacattgatagccaatttgttaattttcataaagtaattattggattttcaaatttaataatgactaatgaaaataaataatatcagtGACTAGTTTGTCAATTTAAGagaattttgtattttgatttttgttttgccaatacaatatatttcaacgataattaattaaaacacaATTCCTATTAGTCGTGTCATCCATTAACGATTTTTTTCTCGTTATATTTGGCTTTTTCGTGACTATTTCTGTCGGTGTCTTATGGAAAATAAGAACTGTATATAGTACATTGGTTTTAGGTCATAATTCTTAACTCTTTATCAATAGTTTCAATCCaataagatttattttgtaatattagaAAACACACTTTTGGTAATATGATTTTCATGAAACTCTTCTATAATAATCAAtgaaaacatataattaatttattatcgtTGGATATTGATTATGTATGACTAGTTAGTTGGTATATGTAGTCTTTAAAATCGagttttttcaagaaaaatagaaaatataattagtttttttttggataaatcATAATTGgattaatcaatataaattctcttgtataatttatttaagtttttgtttttttaagggttaaatatgtttttggtccctcatatattagtgaattttggaattaatcattctttgaaactttataccaatttagtccttcatttttagaaatgcatggatttagtcctttttaccaaattttgttaagtttatttgacttttgaaacccattttatgataatatttgagttaatattgaagcgaaaatgtgtcaaacgatataaacaattcatatactatcatgaaatgcacttgaaacgccaaataaacttaataaattttggttaaaagaactaaattcacgcatttttaaagatgaaagactaaattggtcaaatttttttaagagggactaatttcaaatttcactgaaacttgaaggacataaaacatatttaaccatttttttagttAGTATGTTAGTTAATTTaagttcttaaaaaatattatttcaatctaTTGTATTTTCAAACCAAGTAATGAGCTTATTCAAATATACTCATTCATACCCTTTATGCTTTTGAGAAAAAGGTGAAAGTGAGAAATGATTTTGTTATGGGTTTTTGGAAAGATATAGTGTGAAGTATGTAGGATACCATTGCCCTAACATGTATGTGGGAATCTCATCATTgaacaacaaaaacacaaacaatgaTAGGAGTAATAGAGGGCCCATTTCCCTTCTCAattattgtttcaaaatttaGCAACTTGATTCATGGCCCAACCATACAATTCTCTATGTTTTTTGCTCATTCTCCATCACATACATACAGTTGCCCATTTATATTGCTTTTGTACCAAACCCTCTATACTTAATGCATTTTCTTTAGTTGTGCatcactttaaaaaattaatctatcaATCACCAAGATATTGCTAAGCAATGTTTATCCAAAAAACATTAGCTTGCAATAGAGTTAGAAGgagaaactaatttttttctaaagagTTCATATACAtgtttaaatgtatttttagtctctaaatttgGACTCAATTAGAATTTGTTCATAttctaaactttaatatattttagttctcaaactttaaaaataaataaataaaaatcgatgttattattactttttatgtattaaatgatATTCTAAGTTTATATTTGAGTTGTAACGTGTATCAAATGGTGTAAATTACTTAATTGTTGACCTAAAATATCATTTGACACATGCACAAAATTTGACGTAATTAGATTAGAAAAGTtacattcattcatttttaaaatttaaaaatcaaactttATCGAAATTTGAAAAGTTAATTGCATGACAAGAATTAcagaaaaaactttttttcgtgtataaatataattctttttaaattattttatttttcaaatttatgcaATTACGTGGATTATACCTATGTGAAAAAATACCCAAGAGTTTCCATTGGTTAACAATGTAAGGTCTAATAAGCAATCTTGAGTTGgtacaaaaaatatatcttcCTAAAATGATTTGCTTCCttcaaatgaaaaagaaatgggaATTTACATGATCGTG is a window from the Vigna unguiculata cultivar IT97K-499-35 chromosome 7, ASM411807v1, whole genome shotgun sequence genome containing:
- the LOC114190154 gene encoding ribosome biogenesis protein NSA2 homolog; this encodes MPQGDYIERHRRDYGYRLDHFERKRKKEARQVHKRSAMAQKALGIKGKMIAKKNYAEKAQLKKTLAMHEESKSRRKTDDNVQDGAVPAYLLDRDNTTRAKVLSNTIKQKRKEKAGKWDVPLPKVRPVAEDEMFKVVRTGKRKTKQWKRMVTKATFVGPGFTRKPPKYERFIRPTGLRFTKAHVTHPELKCTFNLEIIGVKKNPNGPMYTSLGVMTKGTIIEVNVSELGLVTPAGKVVWGKYAQVTNNPENDGCINAVLLV
- the LOC114192826 gene encoding uncharacterized protein LOC114192826; the encoded protein is MGLLSNRVTRESLKPGDHIYSWRTAYIYAHHGIYVGDDKVIHFTRRGQEVGTGTALDLLLVSSGPARPRESCPTCTAPQEEHGVVSSCLNCFLAGGVLYRFEYAVSPALFLAKARGGTCTLAVSDEDDVVVHRAKHLLENGFGCYNVFKNNCEDFAIYCKTELLVAEQGRIGQSGQAISIIGGPLAAVLSSPLRMVTTNVYGMAVTAVGVYCASRYATDIGMRGDVVKVPVEELTRRLATGFLQVVESQMPMNLAHQSPQLVTQ